Within Tenebrio molitor chromosome 3, icTenMoli1.1, whole genome shotgun sequence, the genomic segment GCGGCaccacttttttttaaattcatttaatatatttttgcaaaaaacgaaaaatgatAAACTTGTCGACCGTGGCCAATAAAAACGTTAGTAAGCGAAGGATTATTGTAGCCTCCGTGGCGCAATTGGCTAGCGCGTTCGGCTGTTAACCGAAAGGTTGGTGGTTCGAGCCCACCCGGGggcgcttttttttttctcaacattGAAAAGAAATCAATACTATTATTAATTTAGCTTCTCGAATATGACAGTCTACGATATCCAAATTTAACGGTGCCATTATTCAcctaaaaaatcgaaattttcttCTACCTCATTTTATATGTAGGATGAgatttgaataataaattgtaacaTTCTAATAAAGGAACTCGTTCTGATTTTTCGATCGAGCGCACGATTCGTGATATCGCTAAGCAAAATCTTCGATCTCACACCATTATTTAGTGTATACGAAAACACGAACTGAATTGCTGCTTTTATTCACCCCTATTAAAAACATAGATTGAAGGAGTTTTTCTGAACTCATCGTTTCTTCGAATCAGagaaagtaaataataaattccgTTACCATTGCTAAAATTcgtgataaaaaatatatagccGAGGAGTACAGTCCCGCTTTATATTCCCTCAAAAATAAGGGATACTTCTGAGGAAATTCGTTGACAATGGCATACATGGGTGTGAATGTATTTTCTGTAACTATCAGGAAAATGGCTCCTTCAACATTCTGTATACCAACTTGTGTTGTCAGTTTTGTACCGAAATAGCACAGACCCACCATGACAGCAATGGCctggaaaaaataatgaggATTATTTTTCATTGGAAACAGATTCGTACAATTCTCTGCGTAATTCTGGCGATTTGAATGTTGGGATTCCTCCAAAGATCAAGAAACCATCTGTAAGTCAACCAGAAGAGTTTTTGCCAGAAGAATAATTCATTGCTGAAAGTGTAGACAAATTAGTTCGTATACGTTCAGATGAATCACCTCTCAACTCACAAGTTAGTCCTCACTTTATAAATGTTGCTCTAGACAAACACAAAACAACTTTAGCCTGTTTACAAAATAGCATTTCAAAGCTGTTACCTCCGCAGCCCTTCCCATGTGAAATTCATACTGAACTACAACATCAACTTCTTTGTTGTAATCACTCACGGCGAAATGATCGCATATTCTCTTTATagattgtttacaattttccTCGAAGCCGGGAGTAGTTGCCAaagttttaatgaaaaaatccgCCGGATTATACGACGAGGGGCACTTATAACCTACTCTGAAAAATATCTTGTGtcaaatcaaatatttacaaaatcaaTGGAATTTATACTTTTCGAAAAACTCCAGTGCGGAGGCTGCGCTTCCCGTGAAGGCGATTCTACCCTCTGCCACCAGAATCAATTGACTGAACGTGGAGAAGATGTCCGATGATGGCTGATGGATTGTACACAAAATCGTTTTACCAGACGAGGCCATCATGTTCATCATCGCGACAATCTTCTGCGCCGAGTACGAATCTAATCCGGTAGTGGGTTCGTCACAGAATAATATCGAAGGGTCGgtcaataactgaaaatctaGGTGCAAAACAACAGGAGATAATTATTTCTGTGCTTACTTCTGTGGCAAAAGCTAGACGTCTTTTTTCTCCGCCTGAGAGTACTTTGTTGTCGCCATTTCTTCCAATTTTAGTATGAAGACACTTCGTGAGTCCGAGACTTTTAAGCAGTTGATAAATTTTAGCGTCGCGCTCTTGTTTCGTCGTCTTTCTGTCGAGTTTTAAGCGCGCCATTATGTTCATGTGTTCCAGGACAGTCAGCGATCCGATGAAAATGTCTTCTTGATGCATGAAGCCGCTTAAATATTTCATGTAGCTTCCGATGGGGCGGCCGTTTACCAGAATGTCTCCTTCGACAGATGCGTCacctttcaaataaaatattcaaacgaATTTTTAACAGagagaaaattaattacctgtGTTTCTGTAGGCCAAAGTTGACATTAAGGTGCTTTTGCCAGCGCCActaaaaaagttaatttttaactgtcgcacgaagaaaatgaaaagattaaaattttacctgGCCCCCATCAGAGCCACTAAACTTCCAGCTTTCACGGCACCGGTTACTGGAACGTGAAGGGTTCAAATAACTCaagaatttgttaaattttgaacatttcgacGATGAAGGGCCGCACCCagaagaaaaattgtcgtaaaACTTTTAAAAGAAAGGGTGTAAAAGTGAGTAAGGCACCAAAGGACAAAATTAACAGCGAACAGAAGATTAAATCCAGTCTTGATTATGAGAAAACAGCATTCTtgtaagaaaaataattaaatttattggaTACATCGGTTTTCATTTAagtttatcctcaaagttggcgttgaagagtcgattgtgaactcaTCACCGATtactaacctcactttttgcgttgtttgtgtttttactctgcagtcAACTTTGaggggaaatttaaaataatggacACCCTATAGTTCTACCTAggcgatttaaaaattttccatcaaaaatttaattttattatatttcgTGTACCTAAGAAATTCtagaatacaaaaattaattcaaaataatttctcacttctattatttaattaaagatGTGTTACTGTTAAGTTAAATCAGGAAGTAAAAAGGAAAAACAATAAGGAGTAATTCTTTtctgttgtttttatttgctGTGTGACGTACTGTATAGTCAAAGAATTCGAATATGTGACCCAAAGAAATTATTCATCGTCTCGTAACGAACACAGCATCAGGATATTTTCTCAATGTAGAGGAATTTGTAAAGACATAAGTAACAACATTATGGTAAtatgtgtcaaaaaatttctggtcaaaactgaaaaaacaGAAGATTTGTAAACTTATGGCTTAACGTGAATCatcgtaaatgtcataattacaactgtcatgaacgaactgtcataaaataacatataatctgtttaaaaatcaaaaatccaccaacagtgcattctacctcgaaaatacaaccgacaacgtcgccaacttttgtttttagtgtgtttgcaagtgtcagaaaaaagtggggttatgaatgaaaactgttggacagtcgttttggtcgtagttcatcgtgttttttattttcattttattatttcactcaaaaagtatgatatggtagctaaaacctctgtacataataattattttgtgtttcgtaaataaattgaacagttcagtgtcaaattttggcgggaggttgagccaacccaaaaaaaaaaaactttttctagggatttctttttttctgccaacataattcaacaggtggtggatttttgattttgaaacagattatataccgagtgactataaatgattgaaggaaaatagtggattggcaacactgatgcagttggtagtgcaagtcttctcgtgcatcatctgtcaatcattcctatttaggttaggttaagtcacgaagtacattgtcgatttagatttttttgacgtttgtttcaattttaaaaattgcgtgtgtcatgccaacgatgttgccaactaaagatttcaaatgtgttaccaacataacaaaataattttcaatcatttatagtcactcggtacatCTTTCATagtaatcaaagaaccacgacctgttgatttaggtttgcaaatataaaattttactaaatatggggaatttaatgatatctattggctatacaAGTCaacgcctgtcatttttaatgtccttgaaagtacgctaactcgcatttaaaatttgagcgtgttattaaaaataaaaatccctCGCAAAGTGAGACATTTATTCAACTCTCAAATTAcatagttgttattaactttattaacatgctgcgctactaatatctctaataacctcaatttttatatgatcaGATTTTTCACCCTCGGTCagaagtgtacaatgttgtcagctctattttgggtgtaaactGCAGTGTTGTGGtactttgattaaaaaaatagactaACTTTTCAACttcctttctttgaaaaatattcttaGCCGTGCATATTGTGATTTATGTAATTGCACACAATGTGTTCCTTCATTTTGGcattaaataattcattaacgTTTAGATTAAGAGTATGATTGATTCAAAATCATAAATTGTCACCTGCactcttttgtttttagttggTTCGTCAGCGTATTCTGTAACTTTAGAATTTGAGCTTAGTGTACAGTTGCTTacgagaaaagaaaattttcctaatgtaaatttggttttgtccatttgtcaactAATTGTCTATTAACAATAccaatcaaataatttttttaaatgtcattgaattttgaccgtaattctaacctatctttCGTAAGAAGGGTTCCTTcccactatgaaaaaattataaaaatgtgtcaattttattctgacagttcacgttttttttttgcaaccaactgtacagaattcaaaaatacagcatcatttcaattcatttatttcacCTTTGGTCCTTTGTCTACAcctacaaaattttgaaaaaaatcgactAGAATTCctgcaatattttttccagatcatttaattttattagtcTAGTGTACTAGTTTAGCGCATCCACCAAAATAACACACTTCCTACATTACAGCATCTAAGTTAATTCTTGTCTGAATAAAAACTTGCTGTTAACGCTGCCATCAAAGTCATGTTTCAGCATGAAGATAATTTAGTAGCAGACAACTCACCTTTTTGCATTCTTGTCTAGTTTGCAGAATTTAACGCGCACGGATAACTTACCCCCATTTATAATTCTCTTGCATACAATTCTTCCCTTTTTTCTGGACTGGACAAAAACTGAGACATCACTCCAGGCCAACGTGACCCCCTCTTCCGTGGGTGACCACCGATTGTAACTCCGATTTTTCCGTAGCAGCGAATCGCTCTCGCCAAAAATTCCAGAACTGCCCTGTCGACGAAAGCGAAATAAAATCCCCAGCGTgagataaaattttcttttctcgtACGAAATTCAATATTAATTTTGATACGTCGATATTAAATGTCGGTGCGGTTGGTACACGCTGATCGAAAGTGCGAAAAGTGCACGGCCTAGATGAACCGTAATAAACGaggaattatttatcagggcAAGGACCACCGCCAGGCTTGGGCCAGATCGATAAAATCTTCATTTATTAACGCAAATTTGCTCGCGAtgattacaataataattgttgcatccattattaaatatttcacgaGCAATTAtctaacaataataattaatttctagGACGCAACGCGCTAATTCAGTTTAGTGCTCAAATTGCCGCTTCTAATTAAACATCAGCAACAACACAATTAGATAAATGTTTACTTATCTACAGTTCTCAGAcggtaaataaaattaatttcacatGTTTATTATGTGTAATAACGAAAATTTCGTTTCATACTCACATTGGTTCCGAAATTGTTCGTTGAATTTCTCCTACTAGTATTCAGAGGAAATAATTGTGTGCCCTCTTCGTCTGATGCCATTTCAAACCACTAATTACACTGTGCCATGGCGAAATTAACATTTGGAGTACTACACATTACGTCTTTATATTTGATAAAAGTAGAACATATCTAAATATTTACTTGAGACAAATAAACCTGTACACCCTACTACTATTTGTACAACGTAGAGCAGTAATTAAGCCTGCAAGAACCCTCCGTAATATTACACCTGCTTCCCCTACCacccggaaattttttcaagaATCGATCTAGATTTATTAAAGCGTTAATAAATCTCCGCTATTCCATAATATCTCGGAAACTTCACTTCAATAAGCTAATACATAGCATTCCTTTCTATTACGGCGAATTGAATTATTCCATTCGTATTTGCCAGAAGTTTTACTCGGGAAATTGACAGGAGGgaggaaatatttatttcgacTGTTCCGTCTCTTACgaatttattaaatcttaATTACAAGGTATTGTTTCAATAAACGACTGCAGCATTATACAATCTATTTGCGTTGATAAGTCTTAAGCAACAGAGCAAAATAGGCCACCGACCGGAATACAAAGATAAGAACGACTAAAGCCAAAATATCAGTGATAAAATTCGCCTGAAAAGATTGTGTTTGTAcaacatatttacatttaaattgtttacCTCGGCGAAGTTGTAGATTTCTAAAACAATGTGACCGTCTTTGGGACATTCGGTTTCCAAAACGGGGCATTCTATATTTGTGACGTTCTTCCATTGATTGATTAAAAGAGCTTCGTTTGCGAATCGAAACCACGACAAATATGACAACCACTTGAAATACACAGGAATGGAGCTAAAATTTCGAAGTTAAACGGTTTACTAGCAACACACTTCTTACCTAACGTTGAGAAAGAAGCCACCAAAAAGCAAAAACGGAATCATCAATGGGGGACCAATCGAAAGAGCCATAGAAACGTTAGAAGAAACACAGGATATCAAATAACCTACGGAATTAATCCAATTGATTGGGCCCCCGTAAAACGCGATTACTCACCAAAGCTGATGGCTACATGTGTAACGAGTATTAATATCCCGACGGCTACAAAGAACCTGGGTCCTGTTGTATTCAGTCCAATCATAAAGTAACAAATTGTGATGAAAACTATTGGGACGAATGTGAAGAGTGGAGTCTCGGCTAGTGTcttgctcaaaaaataaacgtcaGTTCTGTACATGCCGTTGCGGTGTTCTCTCAGAAAAACACCCAGTTCAGTACAGAAGACCTGAAAGTGACTGACTGATGATTTGatcgaagataaaatagaGCGATTGTGCTCACGTTAATAACGGCAAAAACATTCTGAAACGTCATACTAGTCAAAAACATGAACAGGACGCCGTTTATATTCAACACTCCGTTTTGGTCCAAGATTTGTCCGAAGTAAATGGCTCCAATGATTAGCGCCATTATCTGCAATGTTTACACGattgagaaaagaaaaagttttGACGAAGCGATCCGTTACAATTGTTTGTATAAATCTGACTTTGATCAGGAGAGGTTCTTTGACCACGCTGAGCCAAGATCTCCACAGTACTGCCCTGAATTGGGCACACCAAGACGCCTTGTATGGGCTTCTGGTGGTCTCTCCGTTAAGCCAAACATCTTGGTAATTATTATCTGTAGCCTACAAGTGACAAGTTAACAGAAATGGAACAGTTTGGACACGGAAGGTAGATTACGGTACTCCCTGCTTCTAAAGCGAGTTTGACTCCGATTGTTGATCTTTCGAATTTGTCACAGATCATATTAACTGCTTGACGACTCGATTCCTCCTTTTCGGGGATTATTGCCAACAACTGAATAAAGTAATCAGCTGGATTATAGTTTTTGGGACATGGAGCTTCCAGTCTACAAAATAACGCGATTACTTCAAAATCAGACAACTTTTACAAGTTCAaactgtttgaaaaaaatatctgctTCTTCTGGACTCCCTAGAAAAGCGGTCCTGCCTTCGGACATCAAGAGGAGCTTGTCAAATAGAGAGTACAGTTCCGAAGATGGTTGGTGGATGGTGCAGACGACGGTTCTACCAGCCATCGCCATACTTTTAAGTACTTGGATGACAGTGAAAGCCATGAACGAGTCCAGACCGGAAGTAGGTTCGTCGCAAAACATCAGCTTAGGATTGGTCAACACTTCCGCTGCAAAAGAcaatctctttttttcaccACCTGAAATTCCTTTAATCCGGCCTAGGATTCCAATTTGTGtgttttgacactttgttagGCCAAATTCCAAGATGACTTCTTCGACTCTTCGCATCCTTTGAGTGTAGGAAATGTGACGATCCATGCGGAGCAATGCTTGGAAAACGAGGTGCTCTTTTACGGTAAGATTTCCGATAAATAGATCGTCTTGTTGTACGTATGCTGATTGGCTTGTAAGCGTTTTTGGTGCTACTGGAACACCATTAACACATCTGATTCCAGACACTGCTATACTGGAAGGAGACTGAAATGTTAAGGCGTTAAGAAGTGTCGTCTTTCCAGCTCCACTTGAACCCAGGATTGCCAGCAATTCACAAGGATATGCCACTCCAGACACTGACAAACCAGAAGATTATTAATCGTGGGATGTGGGAAAATTCACATAagaaccattttttaaaatgtgtctcTTCTGCGGCCggttctttttgtttttgaagaaAGAGAAGGCTCTCGAATTAGATGGAGAAGTGATGTTTGCAAATACATTCAGCTCACTCCAACTGTAGGTTATTCTTTCTTCTGATGGAATGACTATACCTGTTGGTTGAGGATGCGTCCCATATATTGGGATTTTAACGCTTGTTAAATTTAACGAAGTACTCGAGCTTGTGCTATCGC encodes:
- the st gene encoding protein scarlet; the protein is MASDEEGTQLFPLNTSRRNSTNNFGTNGSSGIFGESDSLLRKNRSYNRWSPTEEGVTLAWSDVSVFVQSRKKGRIVCKRIINGVTGAVKAGSLVALMGASGAGKSTLMSTLAYRNTGDASVEGDILVNGRPIGSYMKYLSGFMHQEDIFIGSLTVLEHMNIMARLKLDRKTTKQERDAKIYQLLKSLGLTKCLHTKIGRNGDNKVLSGGEKRRLAFATELLTDPSILFCDEPTTGLDSYSAQKIVAMMNMMASSGKTILCTIHQPSSDIFSTFSQLILVAEGRIAFTGSAASALEFFEKVGYKCPSSYNPADFFIKTLATTPGFEENCKQSIKRICDHFAVSDYNKEVDVVVQYEFHMGRAAESNIYKVRTNFNELFFWQKLFWLTYRWFLDLWRNPNIQIARITQRIAIAVMVGLCYFGTKLTTQVGIQNVEGAIFLIVTENTFTPMYAIVNEFPQKYPLFLREYKAGLYSSAIYFLSRILAMLPGLIIEPVLFVITVYWLSGLRATTYAFLMTSLAGILTLNAAAACGVFFSNAFDSVPSAIAYLVPFDYLLMVTSGMFIKLSTLPQVISWTKYLSWLMYSTELISIVQWDGIKNITCDVSDQDIPCLTAGSQVLEKYSFSAANLLRDLWSMVFLCIVFHSLGFMCLWLKTRKK
- the w gene encoding protein white isoform X1; protein product: MDDERKPLLADSPAKVIQNSDSTSSSTSLNLTSVKIPIYGTHPQPTGIVIPSEERITYSWSELNVFANITSPSNSRAFSFFKNKKNRPQKRHILKNVSGVAYPCELLAILGSSGAGKTTLLNALTFQSPSSIAVSGIRCVNGVPVAPKTLTSQSAYVQQDDLFIGNLTVKEHLVFQALLRMDRHISYTQRMRRVEEVILEFGLTKCQNTQIGILGRIKGISGGEKKRLSFAAEVLTNPKLMFCDEPTSGLDSFMAFTVIQVLKSMAMAGRTVVCTIHQPSSELYSLFDKLLLMSEGRTAFLGSPEEADIFFKQLEAPCPKNYNPADYFIQLLAIIPEKEESSRQAVNMICDKFERSTIGVKLALEAGSTATDNNYQDVWLNGETTRSPYKASWCAQFRAVLWRSWLSVVKEPLLIKVRFIQTIIMALIIGAIYFGQILDQNGVLNINGVLFMFLTSMTFQNVFAVINVFCTELGVFLREHRNGMYRTDVYFLSKTLAETPLFTFVPIVFITICYFMIGLNTTGPRFFVAVGILILVTHVAISFGYLISCVSSNVSMALSIGPPLMIPFLLFGGFFLNVSSIPVYFKWLSYLSWFRFANEALLINQWKNVTNIECPVLETECPKDGHIVLEIYNFAEANFITDILALVVLIFVFRSVAYFALLLKTYQRK
- the w gene encoding protein white isoform X2, with the protein product MDSEESDSTSSSTSLNLTSVKIPIYGTHPQPTGIVIPSEERITYSWSELNVFANITSPSNSRAFSFFKNKKNRPQKRHILKNVSGVAYPCELLAILGSSGAGKTTLLNALTFQSPSSIAVSGIRCVNGVPVAPKTLTSQSAYVQQDDLFIGNLTVKEHLVFQALLRMDRHISYTQRMRRVEEVILEFGLTKCQNTQIGILGRIKGISGGEKKRLSFAAEVLTNPKLMFCDEPTSGLDSFMAFTVIQVLKSMAMAGRTVVCTIHQPSSELYSLFDKLLLMSEGRTAFLGSPEEADIFFKQLEAPCPKNYNPADYFIQLLAIIPEKEESSRQAVNMICDKFERSTIGVKLALEAGSTATDNNYQDVWLNGETTRSPYKASWCAQFRAVLWRSWLSVVKEPLLIKVRFIQTIIMALIIGAIYFGQILDQNGVLNINGVLFMFLTSMTFQNVFAVINVFCTELGVFLREHRNGMYRTDVYFLSKTLAETPLFTFVPIVFITICYFMIGLNTTGPRFFVAVGILILVTHVAISFGYLISCVSSNVSMALSIGPPLMIPFLLFGGFFLNVSSIPVYFKWLSYLSWFRFANEALLINQWKNVTNIECPVLETECPKDGHIVLEIYNFAEANFITDILALVVLIFVFRSVAYFALLLKTYQRK